A portion of the Oxynema aestuarii AP17 genome contains these proteins:
- a CDS encoding beta-ketoacyl-ACP synthase, with product MSVRVVVTGIGLVSALGPSLAASWQSLKEGRTAIAPRQPFPELPPYPLAMGDRTPVRWLDLSRQVVAQGIRDAELTLPLPESGVVVGSSRSAQGEWERYARVQQLGKPLDLSPDAWFESLPHAAAIATARQIGACGPVLAPMAACATGIWAISRAVELIRTGRCQRAIAGAVEAPITPLTLTGFSRMGALARHHCAPFDRDRDGLVLGEGAAIFVLESAELAYRRHARIYGEIVSFGLTADAYHGNAPDPEAKGAIAAIDRCLDRARWSPEEIGYIHAHGTSTRLNDATEARMIQQRFAPDLPVSSTKGATGHTLGASGALGTAFCLMALHDGLLPPCVGLRDPEFDLNFVRHPLKRAIDRALCFSFGFGGQNAVLAIAKLT from the coding sequence ATGTCGGTGCGTGTTGTGGTTACGGGGATCGGTCTGGTGTCGGCGTTGGGTCCGAGTTTGGCCGCGTCGTGGCAGTCTTTAAAGGAGGGTCGCACGGCGATCGCCCCCCGACAACCGTTTCCCGAATTGCCGCCCTATCCCCTCGCCATGGGCGATCGCACCCCTGTCCGATGGCTCGATTTAAGCCGCCAGGTCGTCGCTCAGGGGATTCGCGATGCCGAGTTGACGCTTCCCCTACCCGAATCTGGGGTGGTGGTCGGATCGAGTCGTTCCGCTCAGGGAGAATGGGAACGTTACGCGCGAGTGCAACAGTTGGGAAAACCTTTGGATCTCTCTCCTGACGCCTGGTTCGAGAGCTTACCCCACGCGGCGGCGATCGCCACGGCCCGCCAAATCGGCGCCTGCGGTCCGGTGTTGGCGCCGATGGCGGCTTGCGCGACGGGAATTTGGGCGATCTCCCGCGCCGTGGAGCTGATCCGAACGGGGCGCTGTCAGCGCGCGATCGCCGGAGCGGTCGAAGCCCCGATTACGCCCCTCACTTTAACTGGATTTTCCCGCATGGGCGCCCTCGCCCGTCACCACTGCGCCCCCTTCGATCGCGATCGCGACGGCTTGGTGTTGGGGGAAGGCGCCGCGATCTTCGTCCTCGAAAGTGCCGAACTCGCCTACCGCCGCCACGCCCGGATTTACGGCGAAATCGTCAGTTTTGGCTTAACTGCCGACGCCTACCACGGCAATGCCCCGGATCCCGAAGCGAAAGGGGCGATCGCGGCGATCGATCGATGTCTCGACCGCGCCCGTTGGTCCCCGGAGGAGATCGGTTACATTCACGCTCACGGGACCAGTACGCGCCTCAACGATGCCACCGAAGCCCGGATGATCCAGCAACGCTTTGCTCCCGACCTTCCCGTAAGCTCCACCAAAGGAGCCACCGGACATACCCTAGGAGCCTCTGGCGCCTTGGGAACCGCCTTTTGCTTGATGGCCCTGCACGATGGTCTCTTACCGCCCTGCGTCGGTTTGCGCGACCCGGAATTCGACCTCAATTTCGTCCGCCACCCCCTGAAGCGGGCGATCGATCGCGCTCTATGCTTCAGTTTTGGCTTTGGCGGACAGAATGCCGTTCTCGCGATCGCTAAACTGACCTGA
- a CDS encoding ATP-binding protein translates to MDLESHRFISYFEPEQATQLCQLAVIEHFPQGAIVFEENQVPDSLYLVLSGKVEFSKQTTPQHYQPIAWAKPNDFFGEFGVLDGKPRSARAVACESSCLAKIPRDRLMEILERTPGRVVLKIFDRIIHYLRSTTDLYINQVIHKQKMALVGEMVNTIVHDFKSPFTGIHLASSMLKELHPDDDTQEWCDLIQAQVTRMMAMAEEVLEFTRGSATLHKKKIDISAILKRFEKLNRIYFKEAKVNFEVVAEENIWIEADESKLMRVLQNLTGNAVDAMEDRGGYIKIMTRADKNWLYLTIADNGPGIPELIRERLFEPFVTYGKRSGTGLGTAIAKSIIDAHGGEISFISELEKGTTFSIRFPLHSELDSEINRELETPLNSASEY, encoded by the coding sequence ATGGATTTGGAATCGCATCGATTTATCTCTTACTTCGAGCCAGAACAAGCCACACAATTGTGTCAACTGGCGGTTATCGAACACTTTCCACAGGGGGCGATCGTTTTTGAAGAAAACCAAGTCCCGGATTCTTTATATTTAGTCCTCAGTGGCAAAGTTGAATTTAGCAAACAAACCACTCCACAGCACTATCAACCGATCGCCTGGGCGAAACCTAACGATTTTTTCGGTGAATTTGGCGTTTTGGACGGCAAACCCCGCAGCGCCCGTGCGGTAGCTTGCGAATCCTCCTGCTTGGCGAAAATTCCGCGCGATCGCCTCATGGAAATTTTAGAACGTACCCCCGGACGGGTCGTTTTAAAAATTTTCGATCGCATCATTCACTATTTACGCAGCACCACCGATCTGTATATCAATCAAGTGATTCACAAACAAAAAATGGCTTTAGTCGGAGAAATGGTCAACACGATCGTTCACGACTTTAAAAGCCCCTTCACGGGCATTCATTTAGCCAGTTCTATGTTAAAAGAACTGCACCCCGATGACGACACTCAAGAATGGTGCGATTTAATTCAAGCTCAAGTTACCCGCATGATGGCCATGGCGGAAGAAGTTCTAGAATTCACCCGGGGAAGCGCCACCCTTCACAAGAAAAAGATCGATATTTCTGCGATTTTGAAGCGTTTTGAGAAACTTAATCGGATTTATTTTAAAGAAGCGAAGGTGAACTTCGAGGTCGTCGCCGAAGAAAATATCTGGATCGAAGCCGATGAAAGCAAACTGATGCGTGTTTTGCAAAATTTAACGGGCAACGCTGTAGATGCAATGGAAGATCGCGGTGGTTATATTAAAATTATGACTCGTGCGGATAAAAATTGGCTCTATTTGACGATCGCCGATAACGGTCCCGGAATTCCCGAGTTGATTAGAGAACGGTTATTTGAGCCATTCGTTACTTACGGAAAGCGCAGTGGTACGGGGCTGGGAACGGCGATCGCTAAATCCATTATTGACGCACATGGAGGCGAAATTAGTTTTATCTCGGAACTGGAAAAAGGGACGACATTTTCAATCCGTTTTCCCTTACATTCAGAGTTGGATTCAGAAATAAATAGAGAACTCGAAACACCTTTGAATTCAGCAAGTGAATATTAA
- a CDS encoding FAD-dependent oxidoreductase, with amino-acid sequence MQLTEKILSQIPGNPWKGLQAVDRRWQALKEGNIPQSSPIAQNEDPLGELEWDVVISGGTLGIFIGAALAKKGWRVAVLERGILKGRNQEWNVSRSELDVFIKLGLLDRDELERAIATEYNPARIQFDRGPEFLIRDVLNLGVDPVYLLDLLKTRFLEAGGKLFENTAFEGATVHPDGIAIQTRTTVQNDPEANTLFKSRLLLDVMGHFSPIVNQARRGQKPDGVCLVVGTCAQGFPANETGDLMVSFTPIQKQCQYFWEAFPARDGRTTYLFTYVDASPERLSLVELFEDYWRLLPQYQNVECDRLEVVRALFGFFPAYRQSPLKSPWNRLVFVGDSSGIQSPLSFGGFGAMLRHLERLQRGIDEALDRDLLDAKALGKLQPYQPNIAVTWLFQKAMSIPSDRPVQPNQINDLLSGVFADMKQLGDPVLKPFLQDVIQFGGLSQTLLKTGLTRPGAIVPVVGQVGWSALIDWMQQYLNLGLYSALSAIARPLTDSIEKLPPKGQYYCRRWFEGWYYGSGKDRDASDR; translated from the coding sequence ATGCAATTAACCGAAAAAATACTATCTCAAATACCCGGTAATCCTTGGAAAGGATTGCAAGCGGTCGATCGCCGTTGGCAAGCCTTAAAAGAAGGGAATATACCCCAGTCATCGCCGATCGCGCAAAATGAGGACCCTCTAGGAGAATTAGAATGGGATGTAGTGATTAGTGGGGGAACATTAGGGATATTTATTGGGGCGGCGTTGGCGAAAAAAGGCTGGCGGGTTGCCGTTTTAGAACGAGGAATTTTAAAAGGTCGCAATCAAGAATGGAACGTTTCGCGATCGGAATTAGATGTATTTATAAAACTCGGATTACTCGATCGCGACGAACTGGAACGGGCGATCGCCACCGAGTACAATCCCGCGAGAATTCAATTCGATCGCGGTCCAGAATTCTTAATCCGAGATGTTCTCAACCTCGGTGTCGATCCCGTTTATTTACTCGACCTTCTCAAAACTCGGTTTCTCGAAGCCGGGGGAAAACTGTTTGAAAATACCGCCTTTGAAGGGGCGACGGTTCACCCCGATGGCATCGCCATTCAAACCCGCACGACAGTGCAAAACGATCCAGAAGCAAACACCTTGTTTAAAAGTCGCTTATTACTCGACGTGATGGGGCATTTTTCGCCAATTGTCAACCAAGCCCGTCGGGGACAAAAACCGGATGGGGTCTGTTTGGTCGTGGGAACTTGTGCGCAAGGATTTCCGGCTAACGAAACAGGGGATTTAATGGTTTCGTTTACGCCGATTCAAAAACAATGCCAGTATTTTTGGGAAGCATTTCCGGCGCGGGACGGACGGACGACTTATTTATTTACCTATGTCGATGCATCGCCGGAAAGATTGAGTTTGGTGGAATTATTTGAGGACTATTGGCGCTTGTTACCGCAATACCAGAACGTGGAGTGCGATCGCCTCGAAGTCGTCAGGGCCTTATTTGGCTTTTTTCCGGCATATCGGCAAAGTCCATTAAAATCGCCGTGGAATCGCCTTGTTTTTGTCGGCGACAGTAGCGGAATCCAATCGCCGTTGAGTTTTGGAGGCTTTGGGGCGATGTTGCGCCATCTCGAACGATTGCAAAGGGGGATTGACGAAGCTTTAGATCGGGATCTACTCGATGCGAAAGCATTGGGGAAATTGCAACCGTATCAACCGAATATTGCCGTGACCTGGTTGTTTCAAAAAGCGATGAGTATTCCGAGCGATCGCCCAGTCCAACCGAACCAAATTAACGATTTGCTCTCCGGTGTTTTTGCCGATATGAAACAATTGGGCGATCCGGTTCTCAAACCGTTTTTACAAGATGTGATTCAATTTGGGGGACTGTCGCAAACGTTGTTGAAAACGGGATTAACGCGTCCGGGGGCGATCGTCCCGGTGGTGGGTCAAGTGGGGTGGTCGGCGCTGATAGACTGGATGCAGCAGTATCTGAATTTAGGGCTGTATAGTGCGTTGTCGGCGATCGCCCGACCTTTAACCGATTCGATTGAAAAGTTGCCGCCCAAGGGACAATATTACTGTCGTCGTTGGTTTGAAGGGTGGTACTACGGTTCTGGAAAGGATCGGGACGCCTCGGATCGTTGA
- a CDS encoding adenylate/guanylate cyclase domain-containing protein, whose product MKKLQPFAQSWRKLNITGKFTSAFIGLMLLLSGVALTGWVSLNFVRRETEAAIVTSLQMQRLVFQMNAALDRARRQERDFFEQWSSAGFLNARDDYAAEHGEQIQQVLRISDELQKLLASAKVSDALRQSNPDVIAYVEMVQNYASSFKEAVALVGELGMDRTGVLSQLEQKSDLLLDTLQLAGESELIALYSQMQASEKQYLLERETSARQGLYKAVEDLREAIVRSPGLDVSRQVSALEELKDYEAVVEQIVMLDVEIRSQVEGFDRQAAEVSDKLLSVVADEVERARSQIAKTSRAASWLLVAALLAAVILASAIAQEFVFALRQLEIEQAKSERLLLNILPETIADRLKQKPETIADNFTEVTILFADIVGFTKLSARVSPTELVNLLNEIFSEFDGLADRWNLEKIKTIGDAYMVVGGLPDPSDDHAASIAEMALDMQAAIAHFNEKYANSHDQPIDIRIGINTGAVVAGVIGQKKFIYDLWGDAVNTASRMESHGIPGSIQVSASTYELLQNDYIFEDRGVISVKGKGEMKTYLLVGRKVETPIGVA is encoded by the coding sequence ATGAAAAAGTTGCAACCTTTTGCTCAAAGTTGGCGCAAGCTTAATATTACGGGCAAATTTACCTCTGCATTTATCGGGCTGATGCTCTTATTATCTGGAGTTGCTTTGACTGGATGGGTTTCGTTGAACTTCGTCCGTCGCGAGACGGAAGCGGCGATCGTTACGAGTCTGCAGATGCAACGATTGGTCTTCCAAATGAATGCAGCGTTGGATCGGGCCCGCCGTCAAGAACGGGATTTTTTCGAGCAATGGTCTAGTGCGGGTTTTTTAAATGCGCGCGATGACTATGCGGCGGAACATGGCGAACAAATTCAGCAGGTCTTGCGGATTAGCGACGAGTTGCAAAAGTTACTCGCCAGCGCCAAGGTTAGCGATGCACTGCGCCAAAGCAATCCCGATGTCATCGCCTATGTGGAAATGGTGCAGAATTACGCGAGTAGTTTTAAAGAAGCGGTCGCCTTGGTCGGCGAATTGGGAATGGATCGCACCGGGGTTCTTTCCCAACTCGAACAAAAATCGGATTTACTGCTCGATACCTTGCAATTGGCGGGGGAGTCGGAGTTGATCGCGTTATACAGTCAGATGCAGGCGTCGGAAAAACAATACTTGCTCGAACGCGAAACTTCGGCGCGTCAAGGGTTGTACAAGGCGGTGGAGGACTTGCGCGAGGCGATCGTGCGATCGCCCGGTTTGGATGTGTCCCGTCAGGTGTCGGCGTTGGAGGAGTTGAAGGATTACGAAGCGGTGGTCGAGCAGATCGTCATGCTCGATGTCGAAATTCGCTCCCAAGTCGAGGGGTTCGATCGCCAGGCGGCAGAAGTGTCCGATAAACTATTATCGGTAGTCGCCGACGAAGTGGAACGGGCGCGATCGCAAATTGCGAAAACCAGTCGCGCCGCCAGTTGGCTGTTAGTGGCGGCGTTACTCGCGGCGGTGATTCTCGCCAGCGCGATCGCCCAAGAATTCGTCTTCGCCTTGCGCCAACTGGAAATCGAACAAGCTAAATCCGAGCGTCTTTTACTCAATATCTTGCCCGAAACGATCGCCGATCGCCTCAAACAAAAACCGGAAACGATCGCCGATAACTTTACCGAAGTGACCATTTTATTCGCCGATATCGTCGGGTTTACCAAACTCTCGGCCCGGGTTTCGCCGACGGAGTTGGTCAACTTACTCAACGAAATTTTTTCCGAATTTGACGGATTGGCCGATCGCTGGAACTTGGAGAAAATTAAAACAATCGGCGATGCGTATATGGTCGTCGGCGGATTGCCGGATCCGTCCGACGACCACGCCGCCTCGATCGCCGAAATGGCCCTCGACATGCAAGCGGCGATCGCCCATTTCAATGAAAAATATGCGAACAGCCACGACCAACCGATCGACATTCGCATCGGAATCAATACCGGGGCCGTCGTCGCCGGGGTCATCGGTCAGAAAAAGTTTATTTACGACCTCTGGGGGGATGCGGTCAATACCGCCAGTCGCATGGAATCTCACGGGATACCCGGTTCGATTCAAGTGTCTGCATCTACTTACGAGTTATTGCAAAATGATTATATTTTTGAAGATCGCGGCGTCATTTCCGTCAAAGGAAAAGGCGAAATGAAAACGTATTTACTCGTCGGTCGCAAAGTCGAAACCCCGATCGGCGTTGCTTGA
- the rlmN gene encoding 23S rRNA (adenine(2503)-C(2))-methyltransferase RlmN, which produces MTAESQESRSHNPLLGRSLDELTAWVVARGQPAYRGKQLYNWIYDRSARSLGEITVFPKSWRQQVADFPIGRSQVHYRSQAPDETVKYLLKLADDTVIETVGIPTKKRLTVCVSSQVGCPMACEFCATGKGGFIRNLAPHEIVDQVLQVREDFGRRVSHIVFMGMGEPLLNLDNVLAAVRSINEDLGIGQRSITISTVGIRDRIVKLARHRGQFTLAVSLHASNQPQREQLIPSAGGYPLDALIADCRDYVKLTGRRLTFEYILLAGVNDTLENAVELADLLRGFQTHVNLIPYNPINEVDFKRPDRRRIADFVAALEARHIAVSVRYSRGLEADAACGQLRALKL; this is translated from the coding sequence ATGACTGCCGAATCCCAGGAGTCGCGATCGCACAATCCGCTTCTAGGACGGTCGTTAGATGAATTGACCGCATGGGTGGTAGCACGCGGCCAACCCGCCTATCGCGGCAAACAACTGTACAATTGGATTTACGATCGCTCGGCGCGATCGCTCGGCGAAATTACGGTTTTTCCGAAGTCCTGGCGCCAGCAAGTCGCCGATTTCCCCATCGGGCGATCGCAGGTTCACTACCGTTCCCAAGCGCCGGACGAAACGGTTAAATACTTACTCAAACTCGCCGACGATACGGTGATCGAAACCGTCGGGATTCCTACGAAAAAACGCCTCACGGTTTGCGTTTCTTCTCAAGTGGGCTGTCCGATGGCGTGCGAATTTTGTGCCACGGGAAAAGGGGGGTTTATCCGCAACTTAGCCCCTCATGAAATTGTCGATCAAGTTTTGCAGGTTCGCGAAGACTTCGGGCGCCGCGTCAGCCATATCGTGTTTATGGGAATGGGCGAACCGTTGCTCAATCTCGATAACGTCCTGGCGGCGGTGCGATCGATCAACGAAGACCTCGGTATCGGTCAGCGATCGATTACCATTTCTACGGTGGGAATCCGCGATCGCATCGTCAAACTCGCCCGCCATCGCGGACAGTTTACCCTCGCCGTCAGTCTGCACGCTTCCAACCAACCCCAGCGAGAACAACTGATTCCCAGTGCGGGAGGGTATCCCCTCGATGCTTTAATCGCCGACTGTCGCGACTATGTCAAACTCACGGGCCGTCGTCTGACCTTTGAATATATCTTGCTCGCCGGAGTCAACGACACCCTCGAAAATGCAGTCGAACTGGCGGACTTATTGCGCGGTTTCCAAACTCACGTCAATTTGATTCCCTACAATCCCATTAACGAAGTCGATTTTAAACGCCCCGACAGGCGGCGAATCGCTGATTTTGTCGCCGCCTTAGAGGCGCGTCATATTGCCGTCAGCGTTCGGTATTCCCGAGGATTGGAAGCCGATGCCGCTTGCGGTCAATTAAGAGCCTTGAAGCTCTGA
- a CDS encoding replication restart DNA helicase PriA — MQTIQAIRCPNCGNHAERYHFVHLKQTQTQCPVCDYFMVTCSRTGRVVEAYAPGTYATQV; from the coding sequence ATGCAAACGATTCAAGCCATTCGCTGTCCGAATTGCGGCAACCATGCCGAACGTTACCACTTCGTGCATCTCAAACAAACACAAACCCAATGCCCCGTTTGTGACTATTTCATGGTGACCTGTTCGCGGACCGGACGAGTGGTCGAAGCATACGCCCCCGGGACGTATGCCACCCAAGTTTAA
- a CDS encoding ComEC/Rec2 family competence protein, with translation MTAAPLILLCLAYIAGLLASAIPGGRYGLLVLGIGAGIGVFLKLPGYLRCLKAGLKPAFFIAAGALALIAAFYLQLRLPQPQTDDISHYIAPTTGIGEQPAVTVLGKVTSTPRLTRSNKVQFWFDVTQLNELVGSADPIATVPPTSRTQPVSGKLYVTVPLLQGTGVHPGRRLSISGELYKPEPPKNPGAFDFQAYLASRGSFAGLRGEQVYFLSETREEGWGLWRVQRRIVRSQVRWLGVPHGPLVSAIVLGRRVVDLSIEVRDRFIQVGLAHVLAASGFHVALILSLVRLLTRPLSERLQFGAGSAVLMLYVILTGGSASVSRAAIMGFAALLAPLLQKQVKPLGSLLLAATILLLLQPGWIWDLGFQLSFLATLGLLVTVPSIVERLDWLPVTIASALAVPIAATIWTLPLQLYVFHVVSPYSIAVNLITTPLVSAITIGGFISAIAGAIWPLAGSALAWLLYYPVEGLLEIVEFFANLPGNSVATGALSIAQVVLLYTTIAAIWVIPWLQRQRRWGLGVLFAIALVVTPTLHAKATVVQMTVLATPRDPVLVIQNRGQVALVNSGDDRTTQFTILPFFRQQAIARLDWAISTAPVSSNTGWHQLFDRLDIALFSAPEPSPEEGDLLSHEAILHDLEQFEGSYEPLREDETLKFGAIAVRPISFEPMVVELQFDGQTWLWLGNLDPSQQNRWLGAGILPGSRPESSLDVLWWSGDQVTPYLLDALQPEVAIAASEEIDPATATLLEQKNIRIYITGLEGAVRWTPTQGFESHGAIAEDRIPWI, from the coding sequence ATGACTGCTGCGCCCCTTATCCTTCTGTGTTTGGCCTATATTGCCGGATTGCTCGCCAGTGCAATTCCTGGAGGTCGATACGGACTGCTCGTTTTAGGAATAGGAGCGGGAATCGGCGTCTTCCTCAAACTTCCCGGTTATCTTCGGTGTTTGAAAGCAGGTCTCAAGCCTGCCTTTTTTATTGCTGCGGGCGCCCTTGCCTTAATCGCCGCCTTTTACTTACAACTGCGCCTCCCGCAACCTCAAACCGACGACATCAGCCACTATATCGCCCCTACCACGGGGATTGGCGAACAACCCGCCGTCACCGTATTGGGAAAAGTCACCAGCACGCCGCGCTTGACCCGATCCAATAAGGTGCAATTTTGGTTTGACGTGACCCAACTCAACGAGTTGGTCGGTTCCGCAGATCCGATCGCCACCGTTCCCCCTACCAGTCGCACCCAACCCGTCAGTGGCAAGTTATACGTTACCGTTCCCTTACTGCAAGGGACGGGCGTGCATCCCGGACGCAGACTTTCCATTTCCGGCGAACTCTACAAACCGGAACCGCCGAAAAATCCCGGGGCGTTTGACTTCCAAGCTTACTTAGCCAGTCGGGGAAGCTTTGCCGGACTGCGAGGGGAACAAGTCTATTTTCTCTCGGAAACGAGGGAGGAAGGCTGGGGCTTGTGGCGCGTGCAACGGCGGATCGTGCGATCGCAGGTTCGGTGGTTGGGCGTCCCTCACGGCCCGTTAGTCAGCGCGATCGTCTTGGGACGGCGGGTCGTAGATTTGTCGATCGAAGTGCGCGATCGCTTTATTCAAGTCGGATTGGCCCATGTTTTAGCCGCTTCCGGCTTCCACGTCGCCCTGATTCTCAGTTTAGTTCGCTTGCTGACCCGCCCGTTGTCCGAACGGCTCCAATTTGGTGCGGGAAGCGCGGTTTTAATGTTATATGTCATCTTAACCGGAGGCTCGGCATCGGTATCGCGGGCAGCGATTATGGGATTTGCCGCCTTACTGGCGCCCTTATTGCAAAAACAAGTCAAACCCTTGGGTTCGTTACTGTTGGCGGCAACGATTTTGTTATTGCTGCAACCGGGTTGGATTTGGGATTTGGGCTTTCAACTCAGTTTTTTGGCGACCTTGGGGCTATTGGTGACGGTACCGAGCATTGTGGAGCGCTTGGATTGGCTGCCCGTGACGATCGCCTCGGCGCTAGCGGTACCGATCGCGGCGACGATCTGGACCTTACCCCTACAACTGTACGTCTTTCATGTCGTTTCTCCTTATAGTATTGCGGTTAATTTAATAACGACGCCGTTAGTGTCGGCGATTACGATTGGCGGCTTTATCAGTGCGATCGCCGGAGCCATCTGGCCCTTGGCGGGCAGTGCCTTGGCTTGGTTGCTCTACTATCCCGTAGAGGGATTGCTCGAAATTGTCGAATTTTTCGCGAATTTGCCGGGCAATTCCGTGGCGACCGGGGCGTTATCCATCGCCCAAGTGGTTTTACTCTACACGACGATCGCCGCGATCTGGGTGATTCCGTGGCTGCAGCGTCAACGGCGCTGGGGATTGGGGGTGCTGTTCGCGATCGCCTTGGTAGTGACGCCGACATTGCACGCTAAGGCGACGGTGGTACAGATGACCGTGTTGGCGACGCCGCGCGATCCGGTGTTGGTGATTCAAAATCGCGGACAGGTGGCGTTAGTCAACAGTGGCGACGATCGCACGACCCAGTTTACGATTTTGCCCTTTTTCCGCCAGCAGGCGATCGCCCGTCTGGATTGGGCGATCTCTACTGCTCCCGTATCGAGCAATACAGGCTGGCACCAACTGTTCGATCGCCTCGATATTGCTTTATTTTCAGCTCCCGAACCTTCGCCGGAGGAGGGGGATCTCCTCTCCCACGAAGCCATCTTGCACGATTTGGAACAATTTGAGGGCAGTTACGAACCGTTACGAGAGGATGAAACCCTTAAATTTGGCGCGATCGCCGTCCGTCCGATTTCGTTCGAGCCGATGGTGGTGGAATTGCAATTTGACGGTCAAACTTGGTTGTGGTTGGGCAATCTCGACCCTTCCCAACAAAATCGCTGGTTGGGAGCGGGAATTCTTCCCGGATCGCGTCCGGAGTCGTCTTTAGACGTGTTGTGGTGGTCGGGAGACCAAGTGACACCCTATTTGCTCGATGCCTTGCAACCGGAAGTGGCGATCGCCGCTTCGGAGGAGATCGATCCGGCGACGGCGACCCTATTAGAACAAAAAAATATCCGCATTTACATTACCGGACTCGAAGGCGCCGTCCGATGGACTCCCACTCAAGGCTTTGAGTCCCACGGCGCGATCGCCGAAGACCGAATCCCTTGGATCTAG
- a CDS encoding DUF4079 domain-containing protein has protein sequence MDLTQILEPIASQFRNLGIPEPIVHWGHPLMMGIVVFVMGSYVGWSGWRARVVGAGETAVQSRSDHRKLAPWMFLFMALGYTGGLLSLVMQREPILESPHFWTGSIALILLGINSILSLNFGDDRPNLRTAHAYLGSIVLGLIVLHALLGLKLGLSL, from the coding sequence ATGGATCTCACGCAAATCCTCGAACCGATCGCCAGTCAGTTTCGCAACCTAGGCATCCCCGAACCGATCGTCCATTGGGGCCATCCCCTCATGATGGGGATTGTCGTCTTCGTCATGGGCAGTTATGTCGGCTGGTCCGGATGGCGCGCCCGGGTGGTCGGCGCAGGCGAAACCGCCGTCCAAAGTCGTAGCGACCACCGCAAACTCGCCCCGTGGATGTTCTTATTCATGGCATTAGGCTACACGGGAGGATTACTCTCCTTAGTCATGCAGCGCGAACCGATTCTAGAAAGTCCTCATTTTTGGACCGGATCGATCGCCCTGATCTTATTAGGCATTAACAGTATTCTCTCCCTCAACTTTGGCGACGATCGCCCCAACCTGAGAACCGCCCACGCTTACTTAGGGAGCATCGTCCTCGGTCTGATCGTCCTCCATGCCTTACTCGGCTTAAAACTCGGCTTATCCCTGTAA